ACCAGATTGCGACCGTCAACTCTTGCCCGATAACCAACCCCTTGGATTTCCAAACGACGCTGAAATCCCTGAGACACTCCCTCTACCATATTGGCAACGAGAGTACGAGATAAGCCGTGTAATTGGCGGAGTTGGCGGGAATCATTTTGCCGCACAACTTTTAAAGTTTCTCCATCTTGCTCGACAGTAATTCCGGCGGGCAAAACTCTAGAAAGTTCTCCTTTAGGGCCTTTGACGGCAACGTGTTGGTTGTCAATTGCCACCGATACTTTATTAGGAACAGTAATCGGACGTTTACCGATGCGAGACATAACTCTCCTAAATTTGGTAATTGGTAATTGGTAATTGGTAATTGGTAAGAAGGTAATTAAGGTTAATTAACGCTATTACCCATTACCTGTTACTGTTTACCAAACGTAGCAAAGCACTTCTCCACCAAGTCCTTGGCGACGTGCTTCTCGGTCAGTCATAATGCCACTGGAAGTAGAAATAATGGCAATACCGATACCACCCAGAACTCGTGGTAGATCTTTGCGATTTGAATAAACC
This DNA window, taken from Leptolyngbyaceae cyanobacterium, encodes the following:
- the rplF gene encoding 50S ribosomal protein L6, whose protein sequence is MSRIGKRPITVPNKVSVAIDNQHVAVKGPKGELSRVLPAGITVEQDGETLKVVRQNDSRQLRQLHGLSRTLVANMVEGVSQGFQRRLEIQGVGYRARVDGRNLVLNVGYSHEVKIEPPQGIQMAVENNVNVIVSGIDKEIVGNLAARIRAVRPPEVYKGKGIRYAGEVVRRKAGKAGKK